A part of Vulcanisaeta moutnovskia 768-28 genomic DNA contains:
- the truD gene encoding tRNA pseudouridine(13) synthase TruD, whose protein sequence is MPLASEAWLDRYIGMNYYITDCEGIDGKVKQNLEDFIVEEVLIDGQVVPTSITGKPLPRIVGKPGPWVWMIIEKRGIDAITLSLILSRKLGVSPRDISFGGFKDAVAVTSQIVSVRGISINDVPSDFGRDIKVLSAVGMDRAFITGNIWGNEFTIRVRNIDISKRDSINCVVNQLMERGLPTYYGYQRFGLKRPNSHVIGRHIILGEFESAVSELLAHAYPMEPPRIREIREFIARTGDYSKALELMPRGYRYYPERAVLRQLSSNPRDFVNALRKLPRELLILYVESYQSYLFNLALSERIGRGLPINRALPGDMIALLDEHGLPTKHVIYVNESMVDKVNELIVKGRAIPIGHLVGYNTKFPPGPQSDIEIDVLKREGVDLSMFRVKSIPELSIKGSYRSLSVKPIIININLVGNELNIVFRLPRGNYATALLRELMKSKQPEIDFT, encoded by the coding sequence ATGCCACTAGCATCAGAGGCCTGGTTAGATAGGTATATTGGAATGAATTACTACATTACTGACTGCGAGGGTATCGACGGTAAGGTGAAGCAGAACCTCGAGGATTTCATAGTTGAGGAGGTCTTAATTGATGGACAAGTCGTGCCCACCAGCATTACGGGTAAGCCACTACCCAGGATTGTTGGTAAGCCTGGTCCCTGGGTTTGGATGATTATTGAGAAGAGGGGCATTGACGCAATAACATTATCGTTAATACTAAGTAGGAAGCTTGGTGTTAGTCCTCGTGACATTAGTTTCGGTGGCTTTAAGGATGCGGTGGCCGTAACCTCGCAAATAGTCTCCGTGCGTGGGATCTCGATTAATGACGTACCTAGTGACTTTGGTAGGGATATTAAGGTGCTTAGTGCGGTGGGTATGGATAGGGCCTTCATTACGGGCAATATTTGGGGTAATGAATTCACCATTAGGGTTAGGAACATTGATATTTCCAAGAGGGATAGTATTAACTGCGTGGTTAATCAATTAATGGAGCGAGGTTTACCCACTTACTATGGTTATCAAAGATTTGGCTTAAAGAGGCCGAATTCCCACGTCATAGGTAGGCACATAATTCTCGGTGAGTTTGAGAGCGCTGTCAGCGAGTTATTGGCTCATGCATATCCAATGGAGCCTCCAAGGATAAGGGAAATCAGGGAGTTCATTGCGAGGACTGGTGATTACTCGAAGGCCCTTGAATTAATGCCCAGGGGATACAGATATTACCCAGAGAGGGCTGTGCTTAGGCAGTTATCCAGTAATCCCAGGGACTTCGTGAATGCTCTCAGGAAATTACCCCGTGAATTATTAATCCTTTATGTTGAATCCTATCAATCATACCTATTCAACTTAGCCCTGAGTGAGCGAATCGGTAGAGGTTTACCAATAAATAGGGCATTGCCTGGTGATATGATTGCACTACTTGATGAGCATGGATTACCAACTAAGCATGTTATTTACGTAAATGAGTCCATGGTTGATAAGGTGAATGAGCTAATCGTGAAGGGGCGTGCGATTCCTATTGGTCACCTGGTCGGTTATAATACCAAATTTCCACCTGGTCCTCAGAGTGATATAGAGATTGATGTGCTTAAGAGAGAAGGTGTTGATCTATCAATGTTTAGGGTTAAGTCAATACCTGAATTATCAATTAAGGGTAGCTATAGGTCACTATCCGTAAAACCCATCATCATTAATATTAACCTAGTTGGTAATGAATTAAACATAGTCTTCAGACTACCCCGTGGCAATTATGCCACGGCACTCCTTAGAGAATTAATGAAGAGTAAGCAACCTGAGATTGACTTCACGTAA
- a CDS encoding GTP-dependent dephospho-CoA kinase family protein, with protein MYVLASKWARSMMAWPLGIAISREAPESIVRVRSEYESSFLITVGDVVTMNTIKYWRVPNLAFMDLKTRRTIDMGMEITGFDKVINIINRPATLSIEVINAIRGAMREAMGGSRVLIQVDGEEDLLAIPAVLLAPKGSLVLYGLYTGYLIAIPVVDEYKLAMFKLFLMMRPGNA; from the coding sequence GTGTATGTACTCGCCAGTAAGTGGGCTAGATCTATGATGGCTTGGCCACTTGGTATAGCGATTAGTAGGGAGGCGCCTGAGTCGATTGTTAGGGTAAGGAGTGAGTATGAGAGTTCCTTCCTAATAACGGTTGGTGATGTGGTCACAATGAACACGATTAAGTATTGGAGGGTGCCCAACCTGGCATTCATGGATTTAAAGACCAGGAGGACTATCGACATGGGTATGGAGATCACGGGCTTTGATAAGGTCATTAATATAATTAATAGACCGGCCACGCTAAGTATTGAGGTGATTAATGCCATAAGGGGAGCTATGAGAGAGGCAATGGGTGGATCGAGAGTGCTCATACAAGTTGATGGTGAGGAAGACTTGCTCGCTATACCTGCCGTGCTCCTGGCGCCGAAGGGTTCCCTGGTGCTGTATGGTCTCTATACCGGTTACTTAATCGCCATACCAGTGGTTGATGAGTATAAACTCGCCATGTTTAAATTATTCTTAATGATGAGACCAGGTAATGCCTAA